The proteins below are encoded in one region of Flavobacterium nackdongense:
- a CDS encoding Glu/Leu/Phe/Val dehydrogenase dimerization domain-containing protein, giving the protein MPNLIEIFEHTAPEIIFEWNDKETEAKGWVVINSLRGGAAGGGTRMRKGLNKDEVVSLAKTMEVKFTVSGPQIGGAKSGIDFDPHDTRKLGVLKRWYKAILPLLKNYYGTGGDLNVDELHEVIPITENLGLAHPQEGVVNGYFNLDRSQNQTKIERLQYGVSKIVTDKNYIPSGTVRYKIADLITGFGVAEAVKQYYSIWGGTLKGKRAIIQGWGNVGAAAGFYLAQYGVKIVGILNYNGGFVNAEGFNFEEIQHLLAKKTNLESELSFLSFEEVMQKSWSIGAEIFIPAAGSRMVEKSQMDTLIQNGLEVVSCGANVPFNDKEIFMGPLLSEIDRKVAVIPDFIANCGMARVFSYLMEHEDEITDEILFEDTAAIIKGALLKTFELCPNGLNLAENSLHLAIQKLQNNIEKGSETINFNEKLCHFITN; this is encoded by the coding sequence ATGCCGAACCTAATTGAGATTTTCGAACATACTGCGCCAGAAATTATTTTTGAATGGAATGATAAAGAGACTGAGGCAAAAGGTTGGGTTGTTATTAATTCCTTGCGAGGGGGCGCCGCTGGAGGTGGAACGAGAATGCGCAAAGGGTTAAATAAAGATGAAGTGGTCTCTTTAGCAAAAACAATGGAGGTAAAATTCACCGTTTCTGGCCCTCAAATTGGGGGCGCAAAATCGGGTATTGATTTCGATCCGCACGACACTAGAAAGCTTGGTGTTCTAAAAAGATGGTATAAAGCCATTCTTCCCCTATTAAAAAATTATTACGGAACGGGCGGCGATTTGAATGTTGACGAATTGCATGAAGTTATTCCTATTACAGAAAATCTTGGATTAGCTCATCCACAAGAAGGTGTTGTAAACGGCTATTTTAATTTAGACCGAAGTCAAAACCAAACGAAAATAGAACGACTGCAATATGGAGTATCCAAAATCGTTACGGATAAAAATTATATTCCGTCGGGAACTGTTCGCTATAAAATAGCAGATTTAATCACAGGATTTGGCGTTGCAGAAGCAGTTAAACAGTATTATTCCATTTGGGGTGGCACGCTAAAAGGCAAAAGAGCCATCATCCAAGGTTGGGGAAATGTAGGCGCTGCGGCCGGATTTTATTTAGCCCAATATGGTGTCAAAATCGTTGGAATTCTCAATTATAACGGAGGATTTGTTAATGCAGAAGGATTTAATTTTGAAGAAATACAACATTTGTTAGCAAAAAAAACTAACTTAGAGTCGGAATTGTCCTTTCTTTCTTTTGAAGAGGTGATGCAAAAAAGTTGGTCCATTGGCGCAGAAATTTTTATACCAGCGGCTGGATCCAGAATGGTCGAAAAATCACAAATGGATACTTTAATTCAAAACGGATTAGAAGTAGTAAGCTGCGGAGCAAACGTACCTTTTAATGACAAGGAAATCTTTATGGGGCCTCTTTTGTCTGAAATAGACCGTAAAGTAGCCGTTATTCCAGATTTTATTGCCAATTGTGGTATGGCACGAGTTTTTTCCTATTTAATGGAACACGAAGATGAAATAACGGATGAAATTCTATTCGAAGACACCGCCGCCATTATTAAAGGCGCACTACTAAAAACCTTTGAATTATGCCCGAACGGTCTTAACCTAGCTGAAAATTCGCTACATTTAGCCATACAAAAATTACAGAACAATATCGAAAAGGGAAGTGAAACTATTAATTTTAATGAAAAATTATGCCATTTTATCACAAACTAG
- a CDS encoding Lrp/AsnC family transcriptional regulator, with product MNPPLDPIDLQILDLLQEDSRITIKSMSEILKLSATPVFERIKKLEKNGYIKKYVALLSERKLGLKQVIFINLTLKEHTRSYLEKFVKEVKEFPEVIECYRITGNFDFLIKVLVEDIESYETFILTKLSLLSNLGNVQSHIALSESKNSTKIKLK from the coding sequence ATGAATCCACCATTAGACCCTATCGATTTACAAATTCTTGATTTATTGCAAGAAGATAGCCGCATCACCATAAAAAGCATGTCGGAAATTTTAAAACTATCAGCGACACCCGTTTTTGAAAGAATAAAAAAATTAGAAAAAAACGGCTATATCAAGAAATATGTGGCTTTACTGAGTGAACGCAAATTGGGTTTGAAACAAGTTATTTTTATCAATTTAACCTTAAAAGAACATACGCGGAGTTACTTAGAAAAATTCGTCAAAGAAGTGAAAGAGTTTCCAGAGGTTATCGAATGTTATCGAATTACTGGTAATTTCGATTTTTTAATAAAGGTATTGGTCGAAGATATTGAGAGTTACGAAACATTTATTTTAACCAAACTTTCGCTGTTGTCCAATCTGGGTAATGTGCAAAGTCATATTGCGCTTTCTGAATCCAAAAATTCAACAAAAATTAAATTAAAATAA
- a CDS encoding YkgJ family cysteine cluster protein — translation MAIEQKVRQVEALYSRLEKEITAFKSATNLHCLVGCGKCCSKPDIDASPLEFLPWAFHLFLNGKAEEVLLELDNSPITTCHIYRPLALLEEYNGSCSNYSYRGMICRLFGYAASRDKYAKLRLAICKIIKEDQLENFNSTEKLISDGLYVPIFTDYYMQLAQIDYQMGTILVPINEALKMAIEEVLHYYAYRPFPGGLENIA, via the coding sequence ATGGCAATTGAACAAAAAGTTCGGCAGGTTGAAGCATTGTATAGTCGACTTGAAAAAGAAATTACCGCTTTCAAATCCGCAACCAATTTACATTGCCTTGTTGGCTGTGGCAAATGTTGCTCCAAACCCGACATCGATGCATCGCCCTTGGAATTTCTACCTTGGGCATTTCATTTATTTTTAAACGGAAAAGCCGAAGAAGTCTTATTAGAATTAGACAATTCTCCCATCACAACTTGCCACATTTACCGACCTCTAGCCCTTTTGGAAGAATACAACGGAAGTTGCAGCAACTATAGCTATCGTGGAATGATTTGCCGACTTTTTGGCTATGCCGCCAGTCGAGACAAATACGCCAAACTCCGATTAGCCATCTGCAAAATCATAAAAGAAGACCAACTAGAAAACTTCAATTCGACTGAAAAATTAATAAGCGATGGACTCTATGTACCTATTTTTACCGATTACTATATGCAATTGGCACAAATAGATTACCAAATGGGAACCATTTTGGTCCCAATAAACGAGGCTTTGAAAATGGCGATTGAAGAGGTGCTACATTATTATGCTTACAGACCCTTCCCGGGCGGATTAGAGAATATTGCTTAA
- a CDS encoding CBU_0592 family membrane protein, protein MTNVDIIGFIGVAILLFAYFLNLNNKLDKDNLSYLMMNFIGAGLACLASVLMHYMPFIILEGSWTIVSGIGILKHIRAK, encoded by the coding sequence ATGACAAACGTAGATATCATTGGCTTCATAGGTGTCGCCATCCTATTATTTGCTTACTTTTTGAACCTAAATAACAAACTTGACAAGGATAATTTATCCTATTTGATGATGAATTTTATCGGAGCGGGTTTGGCATGTTTGGCTTCGGTGCTGATGCATTATATGCCATTTATAATTCTGGAAGGAAGTTGGACAATAGTTTCAGGTATTGGCATACTAAAACACATCCGTGCCAAATAA
- a CDS encoding MerR family transcriptional regulator, which produces MINSTYNVKSVFSIKDLENLSGIKAHTIRIWEKRYNILEPMRSDTNIRNYDLKSLQKLLNVVLLNDYGYKISRIAEHSSEKIEILVREIISEKSTKNHALNAFKMAMINFDQALFFNTYNSLLAEKSFRDVFYEVVVPLMEEIGLLWQAGTITPAQEHFISFLIKQKLLLNTEKLQILEPTRTDKVFVLYLPENEIHELALMYLNYEILLNGYKTIYLGESVPIESLKDMKKYFDTIVYVSYLTVEPTKDEMPNYIKQISDEIIDSNAEICFLGRQIECIDDKFKSDKVKVFDSIADFVLEL; this is translated from the coding sequence ATGATAAACAGTACATACAATGTAAAGAGTGTTTTCAGTATCAAGGATCTTGAAAACTTATCGGGGATAAAGGCTCATACCATTAGAATATGGGAAAAAAGATACAATATCCTTGAACCTATGCGTTCTGATACCAATATCAGAAATTACGATTTAAAAAGCTTGCAAAAACTACTCAATGTAGTTTTGTTGAATGATTATGGGTACAAGATATCCAGAATTGCGGAACATTCATCCGAAAAGATAGAAATTCTGGTGCGTGAAATTATTTCCGAAAAAAGCACCAAGAATCATGCTTTAAATGCTTTTAAAATGGCAATGATCAATTTTGATCAAGCTTTGTTTTTTAATACTTATAATAGCTTGCTAGCCGAAAAAAGTTTTCGTGATGTTTTTTATGAAGTGGTTGTCCCTTTAATGGAAGAAATTGGTTTGTTGTGGCAGGCGGGAACAATTACACCAGCGCAAGAGCATTTTATTAGTTTTTTAATCAAACAAAAATTGCTTTTGAATACCGAGAAATTACAAATCTTAGAACCCACTCGAACCGACAAAGTCTTTGTTTTGTATCTGCCCGAAAATGAAATCCACGAATTGGCGTTGATGTATTTGAATTATGAAATTTTGTTAAATGGCTACAAAACGATTTATCTTGGCGAAAGTGTTCCGATTGAAAGCTTGAAGGATATGAAAAAATATTTTGATACAATTGTCTATGTATCGTATCTTACCGTTGAGCCAACCAAAGACGAAATGCCCAATTATATCAAGCAAATATCCGACGAAATTATTGATTCGAATGCGGAAATTTGTTTCCTAGGGCGCCAAATCGAATGCATCGACGACAAGTTCAAATCAGATAAAGTTAAAGTCTTTGATTCGATTGCGGATTTTGTATTAGAATTGTAA
- a CDS encoding phytoene desaturase family protein produces MKKSITIIGSGFSSLAASCYLAKEGYEVTILEKNATIGGRARQLIKDGFTFDIGPTWYWMPDVFEKFFADFGKEPSHYYQLEKLNPAYVVYFDELDTVQIPDNLPDILDIFEIQEKGSSKHLQSFLDNAKHNYDVAIKDLVYRPGISITELITPVTIKKANQFFSTIRTAVRENIKDSRLQQIMEFPVLFLGAKPSNTPSFYSFMNYADFGLGTWHPKGGMYEVIKAIYVLAMELGVKIKTNQNVEKINVDNGTVKSVVANGETIFSDVVLSGADYHHTETLLDKKYRGYSEKYWNSKIFAPSSLLFYVAFDKKIKNVSHHTLFFDTEFDVHAQAIYDDPKWPEKPLFYASFPSKTDETVAPEGKEAGIFLIPIAPGIEDTPEIREKYFNSIMERFESLTHQKVMDNIIFKESFCVTDFINDYNSYKGNAYGLANILTQTAFLRPKIISKKVKNLFFTGQLTVPGPGVPPSIISGKIVSELIKKSFQNQSEKGSKSDGAETNSKEIKADSSLRSVKAYFV; encoded by the coding sequence ATGAAAAAATCAATCACAATAATCGGTTCTGGGTTTTCGTCTTTAGCGGCTTCTTGCTATTTGGCGAAAGAAGGATATGAAGTCACTATCCTCGAAAAAAATGCCACAATAGGTGGTAGAGCACGGCAGTTAATCAAAGACGGCTTTACTTTTGATATTGGGCCTACTTGGTATTGGATGCCCGATGTGTTCGAGAAATTTTTTGCTGATTTCGGCAAGGAGCCTTCTCATTATTATCAGCTCGAAAAATTAAATCCTGCGTATGTGGTTTATTTTGATGAGTTAGACACGGTTCAAATTCCCGATAATTTACCCGATATATTGGATATTTTTGAAATTCAAGAAAAAGGAAGTTCCAAACACTTGCAATCGTTTCTGGACAATGCCAAGCACAATTATGATGTAGCTATCAAGGATTTGGTTTATCGTCCGGGTATTTCTATTACGGAATTAATTACTCCTGTTACCATAAAAAAAGCCAATCAGTTTTTTAGCACCATTCGTACTGCAGTTCGCGAAAATATAAAAGACAGTCGCTTGCAGCAAATTATGGAGTTTCCAGTGTTGTTTTTGGGTGCAAAACCATCCAACACGCCTTCTTTTTACAGTTTTATGAATTATGCTGATTTTGGTTTAGGAACTTGGCATCCCAAAGGCGGAATGTATGAAGTCATCAAAGCGATTTATGTTTTGGCGATGGAATTGGGCGTGAAAATTAAAACCAATCAGAATGTCGAAAAAATAAATGTCGACAACGGCACAGTAAAAAGTGTGGTTGCCAATGGCGAAACCATTTTTTCAGATGTGGTTTTGAGTGGTGCAGATTACCATCATACCGAAACTTTATTGGATAAAAAATACCGCGGCTATTCCGAAAAATATTGGAATTCGAAAATCTTTGCTCCATCCTCATTATTGTTTTATGTGGCTTTCGACAAAAAAATAAAAAATGTGTCGCATCATACTTTATTTTTTGATACTGAGTTTGATGTACACGCACAAGCGATTTATGATGATCCAAAATGGCCTGAAAAACCACTATTTTACGCTAGTTTTCCAAGCAAAACTGATGAAACCGTGGCACCAGAAGGCAAAGAAGCTGGAATATTTTTAATCCCGATTGCGCCAGGAATCGAAGATACGCCTGAAATTAGAGAGAAATATTTTAACAGTATAATGGAGCGATTTGAATCCTTGACCCACCAAAAAGTGATGGATAATATCATCTTCAAAGAAAGCTTCTGTGTTACTGATTTTATCAATGATTATAATTCATACAAGGGCAATGCTTATGGGTTGGCCAACATCCTGACGCAAACAGCTTTTCTGAGACCGAAAATCATTAGCAAAAAAGTGAAAAACTTATTCTTTACCGGACAACTGACTGTGCCTGGACCCGGTGTTCCTCCATCAATAATATCTGGAAAGATTGTGTCGGAATTGATTAAAAAATCATTTCAAAATCAATCCGAAAAGGGTAGCAAATCTGATGGCGCGGAGACAAATTCAAAGGAAATTAAAGCGGATTCAAGCTTGCGAAGTGTTAAGGCTTACTTTGTTTGA
- a CDS encoding phytoene/squalene synthase family protein, giving the protein MKNLFDDVSFKCSVLVTKSYSTSFSLAVYMLAPSIREAIYSIYGFVRFADEIVDSFHGFDKKTLIEDFENEYYKAQKMGISLNPILNSFQQTVTKYNIPDDMIQSFMKSMKMDLIKSDYHSKEEYDEYIYGSADVVGLMCLKVFVNGDDTKYDELKDEAMRLGSAFQKVNFLRDLKDDNLVLNRNYFPGVDLRSFDEKDKLMIIQEIEEDFKVALQGIKKLPIEAKFGVYTAYVYYKKLLKKLENTPYFEIRNSRVRISNYTKGILFANSFVTYKLKMV; this is encoded by the coding sequence ATGAAAAATTTATTTGATGATGTATCGTTTAAATGCAGTGTGTTAGTGACTAAAAGTTATAGCACTTCATTTTCTTTGGCGGTATATATGCTTGCCCCAAGTATTCGTGAGGCCATTTACAGTATTTATGGTTTTGTTCGTTTTGCTGATGAAATCGTCGATTCCTTTCACGGCTTCGACAAAAAAACTTTGATCGAGGATTTTGAAAACGAGTACTATAAAGCCCAAAAAATGGGTATTAGTTTGAATCCCATTTTGAATTCTTTCCAGCAAACGGTCACTAAATATAATATTCCGGACGATATGATTCAATCTTTTATGAAGAGTATGAAGATGGACTTGATTAAATCAGATTATCATAGTAAAGAAGAATACGATGAATACATTTACGGTTCAGCAGATGTTGTGGGTTTAATGTGTTTGAAAGTCTTTGTGAACGGTGACGACACCAAATACGATGAATTGAAAGACGAGGCCATGCGTTTGGGATCTGCTTTTCAGAAAGTCAATTTTCTGCGTGATTTGAAAGATGATAATTTGGTGCTGAATCGCAATTATTTTCCCGGAGTAGATCTGCGCTCTTTTGATGAAAAAGATAAACTCATGATTATTCAAGAAATCGAAGAAGATTTTAAAGTGGCGCTTCAAGGAATTAAAAAATTACCAATCGAAGCCAAGTTTGGTGTTTACACCGCCTATGTATATTACAAAAAATTATTAAAAAAATTGGAAAATACTCCTTATTTCGAAATCAGAAATTCAAGAGTTAGGATTTCTAATTATACCAAGGGAATTTTGTTCGCCAATTCTTTTGTGACCTATAAACTTAAAATGGTGTAA
- a CDS encoding sterol desaturase family protein, giving the protein MISFLIFLGTYLLMECVTWCTHKYVMHGFLWYLHEDHHQPKYANVFERNDVFFVIFAIPSILLFYFGAQAGFDYRFFIGLGIFAYGLSYFIVHDIIIHQRFKLFKNTKNKYLVALRKGHKVHHKHLGKEDGECFGMLFVPFKYFKI; this is encoded by the coding sequence ATGATTTCTTTTTTAATTTTTCTAGGCACTTATTTATTGATGGAATGTGTGACTTGGTGTACACATAAATATGTAATGCACGGATTTTTGTGGTATTTGCACGAAGATCATCATCAGCCTAAATACGCTAATGTTTTCGAACGCAATGATGTGTTCTTCGTAATTTTTGCCATCCCAAGTATTTTGTTATTTTATTTTGGTGCGCAAGCGGGCTTCGACTATAGATTTTTTATTGGACTTGGAATTTTTGCTTATGGATTAAGTTACTTCATTGTTCACGACATCATCATTCATCAACGTTTTAAATTGTTTAAAAATACTAAAAACAAATATTTGGTAGCCCTGCGCAAAGGTCACAAGGTACATCACAAGCATCTGGGAAAAGAAGATGGTGAATGTTTTGGAATGCTTTTCGTTCCTTTCAAATACTTTAAGATTTAG
- a CDS encoding lycopene cyclase domain-containing protein, which yields MSLYFFLNIASFIIPFLYSFESRMRYIKRAKAVFSAILITAIFFIVWDIIFTKLGVWSFNPRYHLGVEFFELPIEEWLFFICIPYASLFIHFAFRFFFPAVALSDQLVKRIYWALVVLLIPTIIFNYTKLYTVINYSVLVLLLTYTVFKVPHVLNTFFITFLIVLIPFSIVNGILTGSFIDEPVVSYNNAENLGIRLGTIPIEDIGYAFSMLLMSVVLITKIENK from the coding sequence ATGTCTTTATATTTTTTTTTAAATATAGCCTCTTTCATCATACCATTCTTGTACAGTTTCGAAAGCAGGATGCGCTATATTAAAAGAGCCAAGGCGGTTTTTTCGGCTATACTCATCACGGCGATTTTCTTTATTGTTTGGGATATTATTTTTACCAAATTGGGAGTCTGGAGTTTCAATCCCCGTTACCATTTGGGTGTTGAATTTTTTGAACTACCCATCGAGGAATGGTTGTTTTTTATTTGTATCCCTTATGCCAGTCTTTTTATTCATTTTGCTTTTCGGTTTTTCTTTCCAGCCGTAGCGCTTTCTGACCAATTGGTGAAAAGGATATATTGGGCTTTGGTTGTACTATTGATTCCTACCATTATATTCAATTATACTAAATTATATACAGTAATAAATTATAGTGTTTTGGTACTTCTTTTGACTTATACCGTTTTTAAAGTGCCCCATGTTTTGAATACTTTTTTTATCACTTTCCTGATTGTGCTCATTCCGTTTTCTATTGTCAACGGGATTCTTACCGGAAGTTTTATAGACGAGCCAGTAGTGAGCTACAACAATGCTGAAAATCTAGGAATTCGCCTCGGAACTATTCCTATCGAAGATATTGGCTACGCCTTTTCGATGCTGTTGATGAGTGTGGTTTTGATTACTAAAATTGAAAATAAATAA
- a CDS encoding SRPBCC family protein, whose product MKIYKIETVQHISTSIEACWAFFSSPRNLQKITPEDMGFQITDYDGKSVYAGQVIQYKVSPLLGLKLSWMTVITSVKENHYFIDEQRFGPYALWHHKHFFEPTESGVKMTDVVHYALPLGFLGRIMNTLVVKNKLKQIFDYRVVKVDEIFNSKK is encoded by the coding sequence ATGAAAATTTACAAAATAGAAACCGTTCAGCACATCAGTACTAGCATCGAAGCATGTTGGGCCTTTTTTTCGAGTCCAAGAAATTTACAGAAGATTACACCCGAAGATATGGGTTTTCAAATTACTGATTATGATGGAAAGAGCGTGTATGCCGGACAAGTTATTCAGTACAAGGTTTCGCCTCTTTTGGGTCTAAAATTGAGTTGGATGACCGTGATTACTTCGGTTAAGGAAAATCATTATTTTATCGACGAACAGCGCTTTGGACCTTATGCTTTATGGCATCACAAACATTTTTTTGAGCCTACCGAAAGTGGCGTAAAAATGACCGATGTCGTTCATTATGCCTTGCCTTTGGGATTCCTTGGCAGAATAATGAACACTTTAGTTGTGAAAAATAAATTGAAACAAATTTTCGATTACCGAGTAGTAAAAGTGGACGAAATATTTAATTCTAAAAAATGA
- a CDS encoding cryptochrome/photolyase family protein, protein MSKQEITFFWFRRDLRLEDNVGLFFALQSKFPVVPLFIFDLAILDNLPKDDPRVGFIHESLAKINQQLEELGSAILIKKGKTQEVWGQLLQEFDVKEVYFNKDYEPYAITRDMAIVALLKSKNISSFAYKDQVIFEEKEISKSDGLPYTVYTPYKNKWLEKYNSIAPAAEYDASNTFFNFHKGHFAFPSLGQIGFEESAIKVIPHNLKNIGNYHETRDFPALDTTSHLSPHLRFGTVSIRKLVNWAARKNQVFLSELIWREFFMQILFSFPKVVSHNFKSAYDGIQWRNDEEDFKRWCSGTTGYPMVDAGMRELNATGYMHNRVRMVVASFLCKHLLINWQWGEAYFAQKLLDFELSANVGNWQWAAGTGCDAAPYFRVFNPEIQQKKFDEKGIYIRKWIPEFDLGYGAPMVDHAFARDRAIATYKAGILK, encoded by the coding sequence ATGAGCAAACAAGAAATTACATTTTTTTGGTTCAGAAGAGACTTGCGATTAGAAGATAATGTAGGTCTTTTTTTTGCATTGCAATCGAAGTTTCCTGTGGTTCCGTTGTTTATTTTCGACTTGGCAATTTTGGATAATTTGCCAAAAGATGATCCCCGCGTTGGCTTTATACACGAGTCGTTGGCTAAAATAAATCAGCAATTGGAAGAATTAGGAAGCGCTATTTTGATAAAAAAAGGTAAAACTCAGGAGGTTTGGGGGCAGCTTTTACAAGAATTTGATGTCAAAGAAGTTTATTTCAATAAAGATTACGAACCTTACGCCATCACAAGAGATATGGCAATTGTTGCACTTTTGAAATCCAAAAACATCAGCTCATTTGCCTATAAAGACCAAGTTATTTTCGAAGAAAAAGAAATCAGTAAATCCGATGGTTTGCCCTATACGGTTTACACCCCGTATAAAAATAAATGGCTAGAAAAGTACAACTCCATTGCTCCTGCAGCCGAATACGATGCGTCGAATACATTTTTTAATTTTCATAAAGGCCATTTTGCATTTCCCTCTTTGGGCCAAATTGGATTTGAGGAAAGTGCCATAAAAGTCATTCCTCATAATCTCAAAAATATTGGCAATTATCATGAAACCCGCGATTTTCCTGCCTTGGATACTACCAGTCATCTTTCGCCGCATTTGCGTTTTGGAACCGTCAGTATTCGAAAATTAGTGAATTGGGCAGCTCGGAAAAATCAAGTTTTTTTGAGTGAATTGATATGGAGAGAATTTTTTATGCAAATACTGTTCAGCTTCCCTAAAGTGGTTTCACATAATTTCAAATCAGCTTATGATGGCATTCAATGGCGCAATGATGAGGAAGATTTCAAACGGTGGTGTTCTGGAACTACAGGTTATCCGATGGTCGATGCTGGCATGCGCGAATTGAACGCCACAGGCTATATGCACAACCGAGTGCGAATGGTGGTGGCGAGTTTTCTGTGCAAACATTTATTAATCAATTGGCAATGGGGTGAGGCGTATTTTGCCCAAAAATTATTGGATTTTGAATTGTCTGCCAATGTTGGTAATTGGCAATGGGCCGCCGGTACAGGCTGTGATGCTGCGCCATATTTCAGGGTTTTCAATCCCGAAATTCAACAAAAGAAATTTGACGAAAAAGGAATTTACATCCGAAAATGGATACCCGAATTTGATTTGGGTTATGGTGCGCCGATGGTTGATCACGCCTTTGCCAGAGATAGAGCGATTGCTACTTATAAGGCTGGGATTTTGAAGTAA
- a CDS encoding SDR family oxidoreductase, which yields MKILLTGATGYIGKRLLPILVEQGHEVVCCVRDKNRFYAPKPLLKSIKIIEVDFLKKESLTAIPEDIDAAYYLIHSMSSSAAHYNELERISAENFVSRINETKAQQVIYLSGIVNDSSLSKHLSSRKKVEDVLNTGSFAVTTLRAGIIVGSGSASFEIIRDLIQKLPIMITPRWLDTKCQPIAISDVLEFLSKSLLNPLTYDQNFDIGGPDILTYKEMLLGFAKAKNLKRRIYTIPIMTPKLSSYWLYFVTSTSYKLATALVSSMKVEVICKDNRINTLLDVQPMTYELAVSKALLKIDKDDVTSSWKDSLISGRFRGNISKFLKVPKKDCYIDRRKKEIINKAFTIERIWSIGGETGWYYGDWLWNLRGFIDKLYGGVGSRRGRTNKHDIHAGDALDFWRVLYANKEEGKLVLFAEMKLPGEAWLEFKIINNTLYQSATFKPKGIWGRLYWYSVLPFHGFIFQGMLNKLIQ from the coding sequence ATGAAAATCCTCTTAACCGGCGCAACAGGCTACATAGGCAAGCGACTTTTACCCATTTTGGTAGAACAAGGGCACGAAGTAGTTTGTTGTGTAAGAGATAAAAATAGGTTTTATGCACCAAAACCCTTGCTGAAAAGCATCAAAATTATAGAAGTTGATTTCTTAAAAAAAGAAAGCTTGACTGCTATTCCCGAAGATATCGATGCTGCGTATTATTTGATTCACTCGATGTCTTCATCTGCAGCGCATTATAATGAATTGGAGAGAATTTCGGCCGAAAATTTCGTGTCCCGAATCAACGAAACAAAGGCCCAGCAGGTCATCTATTTAAGTGGGATTGTTAATGACAGCTCACTTTCAAAACATCTTTCTTCGCGAAAAAAAGTGGAAGATGTATTGAATACTGGCAGTTTCGCCGTGACCACATTGAGAGCGGGAATTATTGTAGGTTCTGGCAGTGCTTCGTTTGAAATTATTCGGGATTTGATTCAAAAGCTCCCCATTATGATTACGCCGCGGTGGCTCGATACAAAATGTCAGCCCATAGCCATCAGTGATGTACTTGAATTTTTGTCGAAATCGCTGCTAAATCCTTTGACTTACGATCAAAATTTTGATATCGGCGGTCCTGATATTCTCACGTACAAAGAAATGCTATTGGGTTTTGCCAAAGCGAAAAATTTGAAAAGACGTATTTACACCATTCCGATAATGACGCCCAAATTATCATCCTATTGGTTGTATTTTGTAACTTCAACCTCCTACAAATTGGCTACGGCATTGGTCAGCAGTATGAAAGTGGAAGTAATTTGCAAAGACAACAGAATTAATACATTGCTTGATGTACAGCCTATGACCTACGAATTAGCCGTGTCGAAAGCGTTACTAAAAATAGATAAAGACGACGTCACTTCGAGCTGGAAAGATTCATTAATTAGCGGACGGTTTAGAGGGAACATTTCTAAATTTCTAAAAGTTCCGAAAAAAGATTGTTATATCGACCGTCGAAAAAAAGAAATCATCAACAAAGCCTTTACCATTGAAAGAATTTGGTCCATTGGCGGAGAAACAGGCTGGTATTATGGCGATTGGCTTTGGAACCTGAGAGGATTTATTGACAAATTATATGGAGGCGTGGGTTCTCGAAGAGGCAGAACGAACAAACACGACATACACGCTGGAGATGCCTTGGATTTTTGGAGGGTTTTGTATGCCAATAAAGAAGAAGGGAAATTAGTTTTGTTTGCTGAAATGAAGTTGCCAGGCGAAGCTTGGCTAGAATTCAAAATCATCAACAATACCTTGTATCAATCGGCAACTTTTAAGCCAAAAGGCATTTGGGGAAGACTCTATTGGTATTCCGTTTTACCTTTTCACGGCTTTATTTTTCAAGGAATGTTGAATAAATTAATTCAATAA